The window GGAAAATAATCAGCGAGCCACGATTAGAAGACCAGAACTTCTCATTATATCAGCTTGCTTACCTTCTCTTTCCATGCTTCTGATTCAGGTAGTGGAAATTTGATTGGTCCAGAGGATGCAAATAACTGATATTGTTGATCAAGAGGTGTCATCCCTTCATACCTTCCATAAGGGCCACCACCATGGCTTGAATCCAAAAGACTGCCCAAGAAAAATGTAGAACAACATTAAAACATCAACTAATAAATTAGCATTTTATAAAAGAATCAAATTGAAAATGCTTCACCTGGAAAACTGTTCCTCCATTATGTCTCTATTCACAACCTCCAGCATGTCTTGGAATAGAATGATGACCCGATCCCTTTTCTTCAGGTTTATTGTCCATCTGAAATGATTAAACAAAGATTTGGCTTTTATAGATTACACAACCAAGCTCGTTTGTGGCAGTAATGAAATATGAAACATTTCAGATACGAACCAAATATTTAATCAGCTTAACAAAATGGTCATAGAGGCTGGGGAGAGCGCTCATCTTCAATTCACTTATTAGGGTGTCATTGGCTATATGTTTCTCAACTTTAGAAAATATATCATTTATGACCCTGAAATGTAAGTGAAACCATGGACAAGAATTATCAAGAAATGCAACTGTAGTGAAATAATAATCCcaccaaaaggaaaaaagaaaaaggcagaGCAGGTAGATCCCATTGTATATCtgttaaaaaatgaatttttagatcATTTGTAATTAAAACATTCCTTACTCTTTTTTTACGTGGCCCATCAACCAAGTGCTTGATAATGTTTCTAAAGGATGCATAGCACTCGTGAACCacacaatacatgtaattatctACATTGATTCTCTTCTTGAGCTCATGGTCCTTACCATTGCTATCTTTCACCACATCCAACGCAAATGGAATCTAATAGCAAATACAGCATAGCATGTGAGCATAGGATTCATTTTTTTTAGTACTAAATCAAACAAGCAATACAAACCTTGCTGGCAAGCAGGAAAGGAGCCCATTAGATAAGGTCCAAATCACGATCGGCACAATATGGAACTAGCAACAAGTCCATTTCCCTGAAATTTTGAATGAGCTTATTACATTTTTTGACATGATAAATGAGGGCAATAAGAAATTAAGAAATAATACTTGATGAATCTCCTTAACATAATTAGCTCCAGGAATCAATATTTCAAGCTCCGATTACCTGTTACTTATTAAATCTTCCTCTCTGAAACTACTAATAATTTTATTCCACAGTTGGGCAAATTTCACAGCCTGCTTCTCTTTATTAGGTGGGATCTAAAACAACAAATTCACATCCATGTAATTTCAAAGTTGATAATTCCCTCAGTATACTAGTAGAACATAATGCAAGAAAAATCTAAAGTAGTAACTCAAGCAAAAATAAGTTAAaagtaaatttaaaataaataaataaatactcacCATTGGGGCATGAACTGGAGTTGGTAGTTTTTGATTTTTGGGGAAATGCAGGCATTAACTGCAAGAAAAATCCATATTTTCCATTATTGTCAGGCCAAACTCTCATTCCCTAGGATAGCCAATCTAGAAGAAGCAGAGGCTTTGCTTCCAATAGTCAGAATTTACATAAATACTACATGCCCCATGGCCTCCACTTCAGTTTTAGTGCTTCTTTTGGAAACCGCTGCTATTGTGGTTTAGTAAGAAATCTCTGCTAAATAACACACTACAACTGATACATTTAGATGACATGAGGTATGCAAGTTAAGTTCACTTTCATTTTGTCAGATAGGAAATCTCAAGTCAGAAAACATATTACCAGCCTCACTTGTTGGATTTTGGCATGCATCTCCTTTTGAAACCAAGTTCAGCCCAAGAAATGCTTGAAGATTCAGTAGATCAGGGATATAGAGTGCCGGAGCTGACCAAAATGAAGGATGTAAGCAATGATGGATCTTAGTGATGGTTACTGTTTGTGGTCAAAGATTTGATTCCAAAAATACtcatcttatttttaggatattaTTCAAGATCAAATGGTCATCCAACCATAGATCTTGTCCCACCGCCAGCCGCCAATGAAACACAAACAAATCAGGAAAAAACCAAATTTTAAACACCTCCAACATCACAAatcaagttaaaaataaaaaataaaaaaaatcctaaatacaGGATAAATTATTTTGTTATATGTGGTCATAATCTACAGAAGCCACTCCATTCACCTTTTGACTaacctgagaaaaaaaaaatcccat of the Magnolia sinica isolate HGM2019 chromosome 7, MsV1, whole genome shotgun sequence genome contains:
- the LOC131251526 gene encoding callose synthase 3-like isoform X2, with translation MLEVVNRDIMEEQFSSLLDSSHGGGPYGRYEGMTPLDQQYQLFASSGPIKFPLPESEAWKEKESAMDVPSNLEA
- the LOC131251526 gene encoding callose synthase 3-like isoform X1, with the translated sequence MLEVVNRDIMEEQFSSLLDSSHGGGPYGRYEGMTPLDQQYQLFASSGPIKFPLPESEAWKEKIKRLYLLLTVKESAMDVPSNLEA